One window of Dermacentor andersoni chromosome 7, qqDerAnde1_hic_scaffold, whole genome shotgun sequence genomic DNA carries:
- the LOC129385572 gene encoding solute carrier family 22 member 7-like, whose translation MASQRQNARGRLPPKRRRSTQSGSVRPKPLEQAGNDRVSSRSPTLAEDVAPNAFPATIPFEDDECPFYLLPPRDAELATAVSDSDARSNFSKQSALAEDLGALLGHGRYQLEALFCAACAHFVMLCHNLLHNVAAPHVDHWCRPPAEYANLTLAQWRSVSEPVDDRGQPRRCERFVPPLSVLAANRSTLPCDSLAYDVSAYGRTIVSDWGLVCERGWLLSASFVAYMWGAALGALAVGQLADKVGRRPAALVATFGLLCCGLGVCFAETFLAFAALRFGVSASVCGVQVTTYVLLFEATARARRTLYCVLATGVGLAFGPVCVYALAELSRSWVATQVIIMLPTTLLGVAVLYTTEESPQWLLAVCDFQGAENVVLRAARLNQLNLQDALNEWRLRTAQVPPFSVPTFRKDPETRERGCCDAFRSRLLRPVVGVLCWCWFVALLSYYSHTLMRARIGVVDLFSLNFVVIALQVPGSVATYLSMRRLGRKSTLWLLLCLLSFVAGMDAVVLSARGDRDRAVLFLHALTGALLNQLVMLLFAYSVEAFPTASRSAAVSGANFCGRLGAASAPALNRLLGVAGLGGAVPEMALLSLMAAITGLGALALPDSMSLTMLDRLEEEARATKRFLRPPPNLAKASTAGAN comes from the coding sequence ATGGCGAGCCAGCGACAGAACGCGCGTGGCAGGCTCCCACCGAAGCGCCGGCGTTCCACTCAATCCGGTTCCGTCAGGCCGAAACCTCTCGAGCAGGCCGGGAACGACCGGGTTTCCTCAAGATCACCGACACTCGCCGAGGACGTCGCCCCGAACGCGTTTCCGGCGACGATCCCGTTCGAGGACGACGAGTGTCCCTTCTACCTGCTCCCGCCGAGGGACGCCGAGCTCGCCACAGCGGTGTCGGACAGCGACGCCCGAAGCAACTTCTCCAAGCAAAGCGCCCTCGCCGAAGACCTCGGCGCCTTGCTGGGCCACGGCCGCTACCAGCTCGAGGCGCTCTTCTGCGCCGCGTGCGCCCACTTCGTCATGCTCTGCCACAACCTGCTGCACAACGTGGCCGCGCCGCACGTCGACCACTGGTGTCGCCCCCCGGCCGAGTACGCCAACCTGACGCTCGCCCAGTGGCGCTCCGTAAGCGAGCCCGTCGACGACCGGGGACAACCCCGGCGGTGCGAGCGTTTCGTGCCGCCGCTCTCCGTCCTGGCGGCCAACCGCTCCACGCTGCCCTGCGACTCGCTCGCGTACGACGTCTCGGCGTACGGCcgcaccatcgtcagcgactgggGTCTCGTCTGCGAGCGCGGGTGGCTGCTGTCCGCCTCGTTCGTCGCCTACATGTGGGGAGCAGCGCTCGGAGCACTGGCCGTCGGTCAGCTGGCCGACAAGGTGGGTCGCCGGCCGGCCGCCCTGGTCGCCACGTTCGGCCTCCTCTGCTGCGGCCTGGGCGTTTGCTTCGCCGAAACGTTCCTGGCGTTCGCCGCGCTCCGCTTCGGCGTGTCCGCCTCCGTCTGCGGCGTCCAGGTGACCACTTACGTGCTCTTGTTCGAGGCGACCGCGCGCGCCCGACGCACCCTGTACTGCGTCCTGGCAACGGGCGTCGGTCTGGCCTTCGGTCCCGTCTGCGTGTACGCGCTGGCCGAGCTGAGCCGCAGCTGGGTGGCGACGCAGGTGATCATCATGCTGCCCACGACCCTGCTAGGCGTCGCCGTCCTCTACACCACCGAGGAGTCTCCGCAGTGGCTGCTCGCCGTGTGCGACTTTCAAGGGGCCGAGAACGTCGTGCTTCGGGCGGCGAGGCTGAACCAACTCAACCTGCAGGACGCGCTCAACGAATGGCGTTTGCGGACGGCGCAGGTGCCGCCGTTCTCCGTCCCGACTTTCAGGAAGGACCCCGAGACGCGGGAGCGCGGCTGCTGCGACGCGTTTCGCTCGCGCCTCCTGCGTCCGGTCGTCGGCGTGCTCTGCTGGTGCTGGTTCGTCGCGCTGCTCTCCTACTACAGCCACACGCTGATGCGAGCCAGGATCGGCGTCGTCGACTTGTTCTCGCTCAACTTCGTCGTCATCGCGCTCCAGGTGCCCGGGTCGGTGGCGACGTACCTCTCCATGCGGAGGCTAGGTCGCAAGTCCACCCTGTGGCTTCTGCTATGCCTGCTCAGCTTCGTCGCCGGAATGGACGCCGTCGTGCTGTCGGCGCGCGGAGACCGAGACCGCGCCGTCCTGTTTCTGCACGCGCTCACCGGAGCGCTGCTCAACCAGCTCGTCATGCTCCTGTTCGCGTACAGCGTCGAGGCCTTTCCCACCGCCAGCCGGAGCGCGGCCGTGTCCGGGGCCAATTTCTGCGGTCGGCTGGGCGCCGCGTCGGCGCCGGCGTTGAACAGGCTCCTGGGCGTCGCGGGTCTCGGAGGCGCCGTGCCCGAGATGGCGCTGCTAAGCCTAATGGCGGCGATCACGGGTCTCGGGGCGCTGGCGCTGCCCGATAGCATGTCGCTGACGATGCTGGATCGCCTGGAGGAAGAAGCGCGTGCCACCAAGCGTTTCCTGCGTCCGCCGCCCAACTTGGCCAAGGCTTCGACGGCGGGCGCGAACTGA